DNA sequence from the Rubrivirga sp. SAORIC476 genome:
CGTGAAGTGCACCATCTCCGACGACGCCATGCAGCGGGCGCCGGTGTTCATCTTCGAGGATGCCCGCGGCGCGCGCGACTTCAAGGTGTGGCTCGCCGAGCACTTCGACGAGATCGCCGCCCAGGCCGAGTCCACGACCAGCGTCGGCAAGCTCAAGGAGATCGACACGTACCTCTCGAACCACTTCGCCTTCAGCCGCTTCAACTTCTCGACCGGCGACGCGGCGGGCCAGAACATGGTCGGCCGGGCCACCTTCGCGGCGTGCTCCTGGATTCTGGAGAACAACGACACCATCCGCCGCTTCTACCTCGAGTCGAACTTCGCGACCGATAAGAAGGCGTCGATGGTCAACATCATGAAGACCCGCGGCAAGCGCGTCACGGCCGAGTGCAAGATCTCCGGTGACGTGCTCCGCGAGGTGATGCGCGTCGAGCCCGCGGGGCTGGCCTACCACTGGGGCGTCGCCGCGGGCATCGGCTCGGTGCTGTCGGGCGCCAACAACAACGGCCTGCACTCGCCGAACGGCATCACGGCGATGTTCATCGCGACCGGCCAGGACGTGGCGAACGTGTCCGAGTCGTCCGCGGCGATCCTCTATGCCGAGCACACCGACGACGACGACCTCTACCTCTCGATCACGATCCCGAGCCTGATCGTGGCGACGTACGGCGGTGGCACCGGCCTCGCCACCCAGCGCGAGTGTCTGGAGATGCTCGGCTGCTACGGCAAGGGCGGCGTCCACAAGCTGGCCGAGATCATCGCGGGCGTCGTGCTCGCGGGCGAGGTCTCGCTCGCCTCGGCGATCTCGTCGAACGACTGGGTGTCGAGCCACGAGAAGTTCGGGCGCAACCGGTAGCGGACCGGAGGAGCCGGGCGCGAACCGACCGCCCACGCTCCACGTCCAACGCCCATGTCTGCACCCGACCGCGACCCCGACGCCGAGCCCGTCCCCGTATCGGAGGCGGCGCCAGGCCTGCATCCGCCCAACGCGGCGGCTGACGGCCCGACGCCTGCGGCGACCTTCGAAGGCGACGGGGCGGACGGCGACGCCCTCCCCCACCGAGATACGCCCTCCATCACCGAGGCGGAGCAGGAGGTCGCGGACGAGGGCGACGCCCGTCCGGCAGGTCCGACCGGCGACAGCCCCGAGGCGACGCTCCACGCGGAGGCGGCCCCCGGCCCGGTCCGCGCCAACCCGACCCGCCCGCCCGCCCCGGGGCCTTCGCGGGCCGTGTCGTTCCCTCGGCCCGAGAGCGAGCAGGCCGTCGCGGCCGACCTCCGGCGGCTGGCCCGCCTGCGCCGGAGATCCGGCACCGGCGACGTGCCCGCCCTCGACGAGGGCACCGAGGTTGCCCGGCGCGCAGGGTTCGAGGTCATGGACGTCGGCGAGCCGCCGTCGCTGGCGCGGCGCTACTTCACGACGCTCCGCAACGCCACCGGTCTCGTGTACGGCAGCGCCGTGGCGGTGGCGCGAGACCGCGACCAGTTCCCGATGGTGAAGGGCTTCGCGCTCTTCCTGATCAAGCTGGCCGCGTTCTTCGTCCGTCCACTGGTCCGCCGCGACCTGCGGGACCTGCCCATCGAGCAGCAGCTCCGGCGCCGGCTGGAGATCCTCGGGCCGACGTACATCAAGCTCGGGCAGGTGCTGGCCCTCCGCGAGGACCTGCTGCCGCCGTTCATCACGGAGGAGCTCAAGAACCTGCTCGACCGGCTCCCGGTGATGCCGTTTCCGGAGTACCTCGACCGCATCGCGAAGGGCCTGGGGCGCCCGGTCGACGAGATGTTCTCCTTCATCGACCCGAAGCCCCTCGGCAGCGCCTCCATCGGCCAGATCCACGCTGCGACGACTGTCGAGGGCGACGACGTAATCCTGAAGGTCGTCAAGCCGCACATCTACGTCATCCTGAAGCGGGACGCGCGGCTGCTGGGCTTCTTCGGCTCCTTCCTGCAGATCTTCTTCAGCCGCTACCAGCCCAAGAAGGTGCTGGACGAGTTCGCCGAGTACACCCTCCGAGAGGTCGACCTCCGACGCGAGGCGGACAACCTGGAGCAGATGGCGCTCAACTTCGCCGACCAGCCGGACATCCTCTTCCCGCAGGTCTACCGCCAGTACTCGTCGAGGCTGGTGCTCACGATGGGACGCTTCCGGGGCATCCGGCCGGACACGCCCGCGAGCACGGCGCTCCCCCTGGACGCCCGCGAGCGGCTCGTGGACCTGGGCGCGCTCGCCATCATCCGGATGCTCTACCAGGACGGCTTCTTCCACGCCGACCTGCACCCGGGCAACATGTTCGTGCTCGACACGGAGCCCGATAAGAATGGCGAGATCCACCCCAAGGTCGGCTTCATCGACCTCGGCATGGTGGGCTACTTCGACGGCGACCTTCGGCGGACGCTCCTCTACTACTTCTTCTCGCTCGTCACCGGCGACGCCGAGAACGCAGCCCGCTACCTCGCCTCGGTGTCCGAGGCGGGCAAGAAGGCGGACCCGCGCGGCTTCCAGCGTGCCGTGGCGGAGCTCTGCCGCCGCTTCTACCGCGCGCAACGTCACGGCGACGTCAACGTCGGCCAGTTGATCATGGAGTCGGTCGGGCTGGCGGGCCAATACCGGATGTACTTCCCGGTCGAGATGGTGCTGATGACGAAGGCGCTGGTCACGTTCGAGGGCGTCGGCCAGACGCTCCTGCCAGGGTTCGACGTGGCGGAGGTGAGCCGCAAGCACGTCAACAAGCTCTTTATGAGCCAGTTCAACCCGATCGCGCTGCTCAAGGAGAGCTTCCGCGGCGCGCCGGAGTTGGTGGACCTGATCGTGAAGAGCCCGACGCTGATGGCTGAAGGCATCCGGTTTATCGAGTCGCGCATCCGGAGCACGGACCCGTCGCCCCTGTCGGGTCTGCGGACGGGCCTCCTCTCGGGTGCGTCCCTGGTGGCGGGCACCATCGCGGCCACGACGGGTGGCCCGTGGTTCCTGTGGGGTCCGTTGTTCGCCCTGGCTGCGGGGTTCGCGCTCAAACGGAGCTGACGACGCGGGAATGTCCCCCAAGAGGGGGTATGCTGGAGACTCCCTCTCCCCCTTCCCGATGATCGCCACCGCCCGCTTCGACGTCACCTCCTGGGAGCCGACGGTCTACGACCAGCCCGAGGACGGTCCGGCGCTGACCCGCGTCACGCTCACCAAGACGTTCGAGGGCGACCTGACCGGTGAGAGCGTCGGCGAGGGGCTGTTCTGCGGCCTTCAGACCCCGGCCGACGGCGCGGGATACATGGTGTCGGAGCGCGTGACCGGCCGCCTCGGTGGACGCGCCGGTACCTTCGTGATGCAGCATGGGGGACTCGCCGCGCCCGAGGCAGAGCCCCAGTCCTTCGGCAGCATCGTTCCCGGCTCTGGCACCGGCGCGTTGGCTGGCCTCCGCGGCACCGTCGTCTTCGGCGCCGACCACACGATCACGCTGGAGTTCGAGATGCCCGACGACCCGACAGATGCAGGATCGAGCCTGGCGACCTAGAGATCCGGGTACAGCGGCAACCGCTCGACGCGGTGGAACGTGATCCCGAAGGGCACCTGCGGAGCCCGAACGGTCGCCTCGAAGCGAACCGCCCGCGTTGCCCGGTCCACCTCGACGATGCGCCCGACCGGCCCGACCGGCGAGGCGACGGCCCCGGGCGCGAAGAGAATCGTTCCGGCCTCCGGGTGCTCGTCCACGTCCGAGACGATACGAGAAAACGTCTCTGCACCGCGTTCGCGCCCGTACTCCCAGACCTGCTGGATCGTCCGCGCCTCCGCGTCGATGCGGTAGACGACGGCGCGGCTGTAGGTCCCCGGGAACTGGTACCCCCGGTTGTCGCCGTTGTCGAAGAGCGCGACGGACCCATCCGCGAGGATGGCGGGCGCGTGCTGGTACCACGACCACTCGAACTCCGGGTGAGGGACCGCGCCATCGAGGACGGCGGCGTCCGTGATGGGCACCCCGGCGGCGTCGAGCGGCTGGAGGAGCTTGGCCGCCAGATCCGACCGCCACTCGCGGTGTGGCGCAAGGATCCAGACCACCTGGTTGGCGCGCGTGAGCTTGACAAGGCCCTGCGTGCGACCGGAGACCAGGATGGTGTCGTCGGTCGGGTCGTAGGCGAGCGCGTTGCCGTGGAACCAGTCGACATCGAGGTCGGCGAGGTCGGTCGGCCACGCGCGTCGCGTCGGGTCGAGCGACTGGCGCAGGTCCCAGACGGTCTCGACGGCGCCGATGGCACGGTCGATCTGGATGACGTGATCCTCGACCGTCGTCGTCCCCTGCCGGTTCACGGTGACGAGGAAGTCCCCGGACGGCAATTCCAGAACGTTGTGGTGGAACGTGAAGCCGGGCATCCCCCAGGACCGAAGTACCCGGCCAGCCATGTCCACCTCGTAGATCCGGTCCGTGTTGCCATCCCCGAAGTAGAGGTTGCCATTCGCGAGCCGCTCCACCCCGTTGTCGAAGAAGAGCCCTCCCAACGTGGCGTCGCCCGAGAAGTCCAGTGCCCAGCGGATAGCGCCCGTCACGTCGAAGGCGAAGGCCCGCTGCGGGGTCGCGCTTCCCGCATGCCCGAAGTAGCTCACAAGGGTCAGCCCCGGCTGGAGGGTCCCCGAGGGCGCCACATCGATGGTGACCTCCGGGAAGTCAGCCGGGAGGGCGGGCGCGACCACTGAGAGGTCTCGCGTGCCCAGCGAGGCGCCATCGGCGCCGAACAGCTCCAGCGTCACCGCAGTCGCCTCTCCGGGGTAGAGGCCGAGAATCGGAAGGGTGTGCCCACGCTCGACAGTGCCGAACCGGTGCCGGATCTCGGTGCCCGCGCCGCCCTTCCCCTCGACGGTCACCTCGACCGACACGGGGCGGCTCGTCGAGAGCAGCGCCTCGGCCGTCAGCGGCGCCCGGCCGCTTGGGTCGACGGACACAGAAAGCGACGTGATCAGCTCCTCCTCCATCGGGAGGGTTGGGGCAGCGCCGTCGCAGCCGCCGAGGAGCACGAGGAGCGCGATAAAAGGGGGTCTGAGATGCACCAGCAGCGAGGGGTGGGGCTCGCTACGATACGATGACCCCGCACCCACCTCGGGGCGGTGACCGAGGGGGACCGACATGGCGACGCCCCGGCCGCGCGAAGCAGCCGGGGCGTCCGGTCGTCAGAGCCGTCGGGGACTAACCCAGGCGGCGGTTGATCTCGGCGAGCGTCTCGTCGTCCGCGCCGCTCGGCGAGGCGGGCTCCCCGAGCAGGTCGCCGTCGCCGGTCGCAAGCCCGCGGTCGAGCGCGTCCTGCGTGGCCTGGAGGGCTTCGAGCTCCTGACGGCTGCCGACGACGATGTCGCGGTAGTCGCGGAGGCCAGTGCCGGCCGGGACGAGGTGACCGATGATGACGTTCTCCTTGAGACCCAGCAGGTCGTCCTGGCGAGCCGCGATGGCCGCCTCGGTGAGCACCTTGGTGGTCTCCTGGAAGGAGGCCGCCGAGATGAACGAGTCCGTGCGGAGCGCGGCCTGCGTGATGCCGAGGAGGACGGGCTCGGCGACGGCGAGCTCCGCGTCGCGGACCTCGATCTCCGGCTTGTCCTCCCGCTTGAGCGTCGAGTTGGCGTCGCGCAGCTGGCGCCGCGAGATCGACTGCCCGATGCGCAAGTCCGACTCGCTGGCGTCGACCACCACGAAGCTGTCGTAGAGCTCGTCGTTGGTCCGCTCCAGCTGGAGCCGGTCCACGAGGTCCCCCTCCAGGAACGGCGTGTCGCCGGGGTCGGAGATGCGAACCTTCTGCATCATCTGGCGGACGACCACCTCGATGTGCTTGTCATTGATGCCGACGCCCTGGAGGCGGTACACCTCCTGGACCTCGTTGACGAGGTACTCCTGGACGGCCGTGGGCCCGAGGATCGCGAGGATGTCCTGCGGCGAGATCTGACCGTCGGAGAGCGCCTCGCCCGCACGGACGAAGTCGTTCTCGTGGACCAGCAGGTGCTTGCCAAGGCTCACCAGGTAGGTCTTCTCGGTGGCGCCGTCGCGCGAGGTCACGATCACCTCCTGCGAGCCGCGCTTGCGACCGCCGAAGCTGACCACGCCGTCGATCTCCGTCACGACCGCCGGGTCGGACGGCTGACGGGCCTCGAACAGCTCGATGACGCGCGGCAGACCACCCGTGATGTCGCGGGTACCGGCCGACTGACGCGGGAGCTTGGCGAGCACCGAGCCCGCCTTGATGACGTCACCGGCCGTGACCTGGAGACGCGCCCGGACGGGCATCGTGTATTCGCGACCGCCGTCGCCCTCGACCACGAGGGCCGGGGTCAGCGTCCGCTCGCGCGACTCGGTGATCACCTTCTCGCGGAAGCCCGTCTGCTCGTCCGACTCCTCGCGGTAGGTCGTCCCTTCGATGATGTCCTGGAAGCGAACCGTACCCGCGGTCTCGGCCACGATGACCGAGTTGTACGGGTCCCACGTCGCGATCACGTCACCCTTCTCGACCGACTGGCCTTCGGAGACCGCCACGTCGGCGCCGTAGGGGATCGTGTAAGCGATGCGCTGCTTGCCGTCCGCGTCGAGGATCTTGACCTCGCCCGAGCGCCCGAGGGCGATCGTGCGCGAGACATCGCCGGAGTCGTCGGTAACGGTCCGGAGGTTCTCGAAGGCGACGGTGCCCGCGAACTTCGCCTCGATGGTCGACTCGGCCGCGATGCGGGAGGCCGTGCCACCGATGTGGAAGGTGCGGAGCGTCAGCTGCGTGCCGGGCTCACCGATGGACTGGGCGGCGATGACGCCGACCGCCTCGCCCGTCTGGACGAGACGCCCGTTGGCGAGGTCGCGGCCGTAGCACAGCGCGCACACGCCGCGCTTGGCCTCACAGGCCAGCACCGAGCGGATCTCGACCGTCTCGATGGCGGTCGCGGCGATCTGGTCGGCCAGTTCGTCCGTGATGAGGTCGTCCCGGCGGAGGATCGTCTCGCTCGACTCAGGGTCGCGCACGTCGTGGACCGACACGCGGCCGACGATGCGGTCGCGGAGCGACTCGACGATGTCCTCGTTGTCCTTGAGCGCCTCCATGCGCACGCCGCGGAGCGTGCCACAGTCGTGCTCTTGGATCGACACGTCCTGCGACACGTCGACCAGGCGGCGCGTCAGGTAGCCGGCGTCGGCCGTCTTGAGGGCCGTGTCGGCAAGGCCCTTGCGGGCACCGTGCGTCGAGATGAAGTACTCGGCGACCGAGAGACCCTCCTTGAAGTTGGACTTGATCGGGTTCTCGATGATCGAGCCCGCCGAGCCCGCGGCCGACTTCTGGGGCTTGGCCATGAGGCCACGCATGCCGCCGAGCTGACGGATCTGCTCGCGGGAGCCACGCGCGCCCGAGTCGGCCATCATGTAGATGGCGTTGAAGCCCTCCTGGTCGTTCTGGAGGGACGTGTAGAGCACGTCCGAGACCTCGTTGTTCGTCGAGGTCCAGACGTCGATCACCTGGTTGTACCGCTCCGCCTCGGTGATGAAGCCCATCTCGTAGTTCGAGCGGATGTCATCGACGCGCGAGTCGGCGTCCTGGATCAGCTTCTCCTTGGCGTCCGGCACCACGATGTCGGAGAGCGAGAAGCTCAGGCCGCCGAGCATGGCCTGCCCGAAGCCGAGGTCCTTGACCTCATCGAGGAAGGCCGCCGTGCGGGGGAAGTCGGTCGCCTTGAAGACGCCCGCGATGATGCCACGGAGGTTCTTCTTGGTCAGGACCTGGTCGATGTAGCCGACGCCAGCGGGCACGATGTCGTTGAAGAGCGCACGGCCGACGGCGGTGTCGATGAACTCGCCCGCCTGATGCTTGCCGTCGAACGTCGGCTCCGCGAGGCGGAGCTTGATCCGGGCGTGCAGCGAGACCACGTCCTGGTCGAAGGCCTGCCGGACCTCGCGGGTGGACGAGAACGTCATGCCCTCGCCCTTCTCGCCGGCCCGGTCCTTCGTCATGTAGTACATGCCCAGGACCATGTCCTGCGACGGCACCGCAACCGGCCCACCGTGCGCCGGCGACATGATGTTGTGCGACGCGAGCATGAGGATGCTCGCCTCCAGCACCGCCGCGTGCGACAGCGGCACGTGGACGGCCATCTGGTCGCCGTCGAAGTCGGCGTTGAAGGCCGTTGTCACGAGCGGGTGCAAGCGGATCGCCTTGCCCTCGATGAGGACCGGCTGGAACGCCTGGATGCCAAGTCGGTGCAGCGTCGGCGCGCGGTTCAGCATCACCGGGTGGCCGTCGATGACCTTCTCCAGGATGTCGAACACGTCGGCCGTCCGCCGGTCGACCACCTTCTTGGCGGACTTGACCGTCTTGACGATGCCGCGCTCGATGAGCTTGCGGATGATGAACGGCTTGAACAGCTCGACCGCCATCTGCTTGGGCAGACCGCACTCGTGCAGCTTCAGCTCCGGGCCGACGACGATGACCGAACGGCCGGAGTAGTCGACGCGCTTGCCAAGCAGGTTCTGACGGAACCGACCCTGCTTGCCCTTGAGCATGTCGCTCAGGGACTTCAGCGCGCGGTTCGAGTCCGAACGAACGGCGTTGGCCTTGCGGGAGTTGTCGAACAGCGAGTCGACGGCCTCCTGCAGCATCCGCTTCTCGTTGCGCAGGATCACCTCCGG
Encoded proteins:
- a CDS encoding aryl-sulfate sulfotransferase, with product MHLRPPFIALLVLLGGCDGAAPTLPMEEELITSLSVSVDPSGRAPLTAEALLSTSRPVSVEVTVEGKGGAGTEIRHRFGTVERGHTLPILGLYPGEATAVTLELFGADGASLGTRDLSVVAPALPADFPEVTIDVAPSGTLQPGLTLVSYFGHAGSATPQRAFAFDVTGAIRWALDFSGDATLGGLFFDNGVERLANGNLYFGDGNTDRIYEVDMAGRVLRSWGMPGFTFHHNVLELPSGDFLVTVNRQGTTTVEDHVIQIDRAIGAVETVWDLRQSLDPTRRAWPTDLADLDVDWFHGNALAYDPTDDTILVSGRTQGLVKLTRANQVVWILAPHREWRSDLAAKLLQPLDAAGVPITDAAVLDGAVPHPEFEWSWYQHAPAILADGSVALFDNGDNRGYQFPGTYSRAVVYRIDAEARTIQQVWEYGRERGAETFSRIVSDVDEHPEAGTILFAPGAVASPVGPVGRIVEVDRATRAVRFEATVRAPQVPFGITFHRVERLPLYPDL
- a CDS encoding DUF3224 domain-containing protein translates to MIATARFDVTSWEPTVYDQPEDGPALTRVTLTKTFEGDLTGESVGEGLFCGLQTPADGAGYMVSERVTGRLGGRAGTFVMQHGGLAAPEAEPQSFGSIVPGSGTGALAGLRGTVVFGADHTITLEFEMPDDPTDAGSSLAT
- a CDS encoding hydroxymethylglutaryl-CoA reductase, giving the protein MKIPSLVLRQLYTNGSLTPTGDGVAFSLKNRLTDAKLTQLASVTVDGRTVGAEQLTLTLDDGSTRPATSISAANPVDFPLRKIVTIHVPGVTADEGVHELKLAFSIEGMGSLSFKVKDSVAPARPDRVTVPRDRTDDFSEAAIRERQAFVEEYTGKAFEHVKHYSFDPHITGGNIESFIGVAQVPIGVAGPLMVNGEHAQGEFLIPMATAEGTLVASYNRGMKVLNLSGGVKCTISDDAMQRAPVFIFEDARGARDFKVWLAEHFDEIAAQAESTTSVGKLKEIDTYLSNHFAFSRFNFSTGDAAGQNMVGRATFAACSWILENNDTIRRFYLESNFATDKKASMVNIMKTRGKRVTAECKISGDVLREVMRVEPAGLAYHWGVAAGIGSVLSGANNNGLHSPNGITAMFIATGQDVANVSESSAAILYAEHTDDDDLYLSITIPSLIVATYGGGTGLATQRECLEMLGCYGKGGVHKLAEIIAGVVLAGEVSLASAISSNDWVSSHEKFGRNR
- the rpoC gene encoding DNA-directed RNA polymerase subunit beta'; the protein is MAFGLQPAQPAQKKYYSSITVSLSSPETILERSFGEVLKPETINYRSFKPEKDGLFCEKIFGPVKDWECHCGKYKRIRYKGIICDRCGVEVTQKSVRRERFGHITLSVPVVHIWYFKSLPNKIGALLGMRSKDLDRVIYYEAYVVVNPGGAVNLGIEKGTLLTENEYFDVLYQIREDNNRLADDDPEKFVAMIGGEAVEELLKRMDPDMLATELRFQARTETSQARKAEALKRLGIVEAFRAANARMENKPEWMVMKVIPVIPPELRPLVPLEGGRFATSDLNDLYRRVIIRNNRLKRLIDIKAPEVILRNEKRMLQEAVDSLFDNSRKANAVRSDSNRALKSLSDMLKGKQGRFRQNLLGKRVDYSGRSVIVVGPELKLHECGLPKQMAVELFKPFIIRKLIERGIVKTVKSAKKVVDRRTADVFDILEKVIDGHPVMLNRAPTLHRLGIQAFQPVLIEGKAIRLHPLVTTAFNADFDGDQMAVHVPLSHAAVLEASILMLASHNIMSPAHGGPVAVPSQDMVLGMYYMTKDRAGEKGEGMTFSSTREVRQAFDQDVVSLHARIKLRLAEPTFDGKHQAGEFIDTAVGRALFNDIVPAGVGYIDQVLTKKNLRGIIAGVFKATDFPRTAAFLDEVKDLGFGQAMLGGLSFSLSDIVVPDAKEKLIQDADSRVDDIRSNYEMGFITEAERYNQVIDVWTSTNNEVSDVLYTSLQNDQEGFNAIYMMADSGARGSREQIRQLGGMRGLMAKPQKSAAGSAGSIIENPIKSNFKEGLSVAEYFISTHGARKGLADTALKTADAGYLTRRLVDVSQDVSIQEHDCGTLRGVRMEALKDNEDIVESLRDRIVGRVSVHDVRDPESSETILRRDDLITDELADQIAATAIETVEIRSVLACEAKRGVCALCYGRDLANGRLVQTGEAVGVIAAQSIGEPGTQLTLRTFHIGGTASRIAAESTIEAKFAGTVAFENLRTVTDDSGDVSRTIALGRSGEVKILDADGKQRIAYTIPYGADVAVSEGQSVEKGDVIATWDPYNSVIVAETAGTVRFQDIIEGTTYREESDEQTGFREKVITESRERTLTPALVVEGDGGREYTMPVRARLQVTAGDVIKAGSVLAKLPRQSAGTRDITGGLPRVIELFEARQPSDPAVVTEIDGVVSFGGRKRGSQEVIVTSRDGATEKTYLVSLGKHLLVHENDFVRAGEALSDGQISPQDILAILGPTAVQEYLVNEVQEVYRLQGVGINDKHIEVVVRQMMQKVRISDPGDTPFLEGDLVDRLQLERTNDELYDSFVVVDASESDLRIGQSISRRQLRDANSTLKREDKPEIEVRDAELAVAEPVLLGITQAALRTDSFISAASFQETTKVLTEAAIAARQDDLLGLKENVIIGHLVPAGTGLRDYRDIVVGSRQELEALQATQDALDRGLATGDGDLLGEPASPSGADDETLAEINRRLG
- a CDS encoding AarF/ABC1/UbiB kinase family protein is translated as MSAPDRDPDAEPVPVSEAAPGLHPPNAAADGPTPAATFEGDGADGDALPHRDTPSITEAEQEVADEGDARPAGPTGDSPEATLHAEAAPGPVRANPTRPPAPGPSRAVSFPRPESEQAVAADLRRLARLRRRSGTGDVPALDEGTEVARRAGFEVMDVGEPPSLARRYFTTLRNATGLVYGSAVAVARDRDQFPMVKGFALFLIKLAAFFVRPLVRRDLRDLPIEQQLRRRLEILGPTYIKLGQVLALREDLLPPFITEELKNLLDRLPVMPFPEYLDRIAKGLGRPVDEMFSFIDPKPLGSASIGQIHAATTVEGDDVILKVVKPHIYVILKRDARLLGFFGSFLQIFFSRYQPKKVLDEFAEYTLREVDLRREADNLEQMALNFADQPDILFPQVYRQYSSRLVLTMGRFRGIRPDTPASTALPLDARERLVDLGALAIIRMLYQDGFFHADLHPGNMFVLDTEPDKNGEIHPKVGFIDLGMVGYFDGDLRRTLLYYFFSLVTGDAENAARYLASVSEAGKKADPRGFQRAVAELCRRFYRAQRHGDVNVGQLIMESVGLAGQYRMYFPVEMVLMTKALVTFEGVGQTLLPGFDVAEVSRKHVNKLFMSQFNPIALLKESFRGAPELVDLIVKSPTLMAEGIRFIESRIRSTDPSPLSGLRTGLLSGASLVAGTIAATTGGPWFLWGPLFALAAGFALKRS